From Thunnus maccoyii chromosome 21, fThuMac1.1, whole genome shotgun sequence, the proteins below share one genomic window:
- the LOC121888401 gene encoding copine-3-like isoform X2: protein MILNNLNPKFAKKFVLDYYFEMVQRLKFCVYDIDNDTYDLADDDFLGELQCTLGQIVSNRQMTRPLMLTNGRPAGRGTITISAEEITDTRVANFEVSARKLDKKYLWWSDPFLEFYKQTETGWQLAHRTEVIYNNLNPTWRPFRISLRALCGGDVEKPIKVYCYDHHHNGSHDLIGSFETTLAEMQTGTHISPAELKCINPKKLKKRGYQNSGVILFKRCQVEKEFTFLDYIMGGCQFNFTIAIDFTGSNGDPKSPQSLHYINPEGYNEYLSAIWAVGNVIQDYDSNKKFPVFGFGAQCPPSWNVSHEFPINFNPSNPFCDGIEGVVKAYQECLPQLKLWGPTNFSPIINHVACFARQALYQNTATQYYVLLIITDGVITDMDRTRTAIVDASHLPMSIIIVGVGGADFSAMEFLDSDDKLLRSPSGHVASRDIVQFVPFRNFQGSSMALAQSVLAELPDQVSSFFNSYKLKPPNLVSVSGPSWTDRSASYL, encoded by the exons ATGATCCTGAACAACTTGAATCCAAAGTTCGCCAAGAAGTTTGTCCTCGACTATTATTTCGAGATGGTGCAGAGGCTGAAGTTTTGCGTTTATGACATTGACAACGACACCTATGATCTGGCTGATGACGATTTTCTGGGAGAGCTTCAATGCACTCTGGGTCAG ATTGTTTCTAACAGGCAGATGACTCGACCTTTGATGTTGACGAATGGGAGGCCTGCAGGTCGTGGGACCATCACA atctCTGCTGAAGAAATAACAGACACCAGAGTGGCAAACTTTGAGGTGTCAGCCCGCAAGCTGGACAAAAAG TATCTGTGGTGGTCCGACCCTTTCCTGGAATTCTACAAGCAGACTGAAACTGGATGGCAGCTTGCTCACAGGACAGAG GTGATATATAACAACCTAAACCCAACATGGAGACCCTTCCGCATCTCACTGCGAGCTCTCTGTGGAGGAGATGTGGAGAAACCTATAAAG GTTTACTGTTACGACCATCATCACAATGGCTCCCATGACCTTATTGGGAGTTTTGAAACCACACTTGCAGAAATGCAAACAGGGACACACATTTCTCCG GCTGAATTGAAGTGCATTAACCCAAAAAAGTTAAAGAAGAGAGGCTATCAGAACTCTGGGGTCATTCTCTTCAAGCGCTGCCAG GTGGAGAAGGAGTTCACCTTCCTGGATTACATTATGGGTGGTTGTCAATTCAACTTCACT ATTGCCATCGACTTCACAGGCTCCAACGGGGATCCTAAAAGCCCCCAGTCCCTCCACTACATCAACCCAGAGGGCTACAATGAATACCTGTCAGCCATCTGGGCAGTGGGTAATGTCATCCAGGACTATGACAG cAACAAGAAGTTCCCTGTCTTTGGGTTTGGAGCTCAGTGTCCTCCCTCCTggaat GTCTCCCATGAGTTTCCGATCAATTTTAATCCATCAAATCCTTTCTGTGACG gcaTAGAGGGGGTGGTGAAGGCCTACCAAGAGTGTCTACCTCAGCTGAAGCTCTGGGGCCCCACCAACTTTTCTCCAATTATCAACCACGTAGCCTGCTTTGCCAGACAAGCTCTCTACCAGAATACGGCCACA CAATACTACGTGCTGCTCATCATCACAGACGGAGTGATCACAGACATGGACCGGACCCGCACCGCAATCGTAGACGCCTCTCATCTGCCTATGTCTATCATCATAGTGGGTGTGGGCGGGGCAGACTTCAGCGCAATGGAGTTCCTCGACAGCGATGACAAATTGCTGCGTTCGCCCAGCGGTCATGTCGCCTCACGAGACATCGTCCAGTTTGTGCCCTTCAGAAATTTCCAA GGAAGCAGTATGGCCCTTGCCCAGAGCGTCCTGGCAGAGCTGCCTGATCAAGTGTCCTCCTTCTTCAATTCTTACAAGCTGAAACCCCCGAATCTAGTCAGTGTTTCTGGGCCATCCTGGACAGACCGAAGTGCCTCATATTTATAA
- the rmdn1 gene encoding regulator of microtubule dynamics protein 1 isoform X2, translating into MAGTMFTRCVSRTLLSGVRVRGAQRYYWTTLRRTTALTGGRAALLLGLPALSCLAYGAYHRVQSSAVVHALEKEEVLEQADYLYSCAETEKLYQLLLQYKDSDNAEFLWRLARASRDLSVLPDKTAEQKKQLMFEAFEYAKKALEKDDNCFAAHKWYAVCLSDVGDYEGVKVKIGNSYIIREHLERAIELNPKDATSLHILGYWCFAFAELPWYQRKVAAVIFSTPPDSTYDEALEFFLKAEEVDPNFYSKNLLMLGKTYMAKKDDVNALLWLTKAKDYPAHTLEDKEVHKEAVDLLKKLR; encoded by the exons ATGGCTGGCACAATGTTTACGCGCTGTGTGAGCAGGACATTACTGTCAGGCGTCAGAGTCAGAGGGGCTCAGCGATACTACTGGACAACTTTAAGAAGGACTACTGCTCTGACA GGTGGAAGAGCCGCTCTCCTCCTGGGGCTCCCTGCTCTCTCCTGTCTGGCTTACGGAGCTTATCACAGGGTGCAGAGTTCAGCCGTCGTTCATGCTTTAGAAAAAG aggaggTTTTGGAGCAGGCTGACTACCTGTATAGCTGCGCAGAGACGGAGAAACTCTACCAGCTGCTCCTGCAGTACAAGGACAG TGATAATGCAGAGTTCCTGTGGAGGCTGGCCCGGGCCTCTCGTGACCTGTCCGTCCTGCCCGACAAGACGGCTGAACAGAAGAAGCAGCTGATGTTTGAGGCCTTTGAATATGCAAAGAAGGCACTGGAGAAAGATGACAACTGTTTCGCAGCACATAAG TGGTATGCAGTGTGTCTAAGCGATGTTGGAGATTATGAGGGAGTCAAGGTGAAAATTGGAAATTCATACATCATCAGGGAACATCTAGAG AGAGCCATCGAGCTCAACCCCAAAGATGCCACTTCCTTACACATTCTGGGTTACTG gtgctTTGCTTTTGCTGAGCTGCCATGGTATCAACGCAAGGTTGCAGCTGTAATTTTCTCAACACCACCTGATTCCACATATGACGAG GCTTTGGAATTCTTCCTGAAAGCTGAAGAAG tTGATCCTAATTTCTACAGCAAAAACCTGCTAATGCTGGGGAAGACCTACATGGCCAAGAAAGACGATGTGAATGCTCTACTGTGGCTGACCAAAGCAAAAGATTACCCTGCTCACACACTGGAAGACAAAGAG GTCCATAAAGAAGCTGTTGACCTCTTGAAGAAGCTAAGATGA
- the rmdn1 gene encoding regulator of microtubule dynamics protein 1 isoform X1, producing the protein MAGTMFTRCVSRTLLSGVRVRGAQRYYWTTLRRTTALTVNGGRAALLLGLPALSCLAYGAYHRVQSSAVVHALEKEEVLEQADYLYSCAETEKLYQLLLQYKDSDNAEFLWRLARASRDLSVLPDKTAEQKKQLMFEAFEYAKKALEKDDNCFAAHKWYAVCLSDVGDYEGVKVKIGNSYIIREHLERAIELNPKDATSLHILGYWCFAFAELPWYQRKVAAVIFSTPPDSTYDEALEFFLKAEEVDPNFYSKNLLMLGKTYMAKKDDVNALLWLTKAKDYPAHTLEDKEVHKEAVDLLKKLR; encoded by the exons ATGGCTGGCACAATGTTTACGCGCTGTGTGAGCAGGACATTACTGTCAGGCGTCAGAGTCAGAGGGGCTCAGCGATACTACTGGACAACTTTAAGAAGGACTACTGCTCTGACAGTAAAT GGTGGAAGAGCCGCTCTCCTCCTGGGGCTCCCTGCTCTCTCCTGTCTGGCTTACGGAGCTTATCACAGGGTGCAGAGTTCAGCCGTCGTTCATGCTTTAGAAAAAG aggaggTTTTGGAGCAGGCTGACTACCTGTATAGCTGCGCAGAGACGGAGAAACTCTACCAGCTGCTCCTGCAGTACAAGGACAG TGATAATGCAGAGTTCCTGTGGAGGCTGGCCCGGGCCTCTCGTGACCTGTCCGTCCTGCCCGACAAGACGGCTGAACAGAAGAAGCAGCTGATGTTTGAGGCCTTTGAATATGCAAAGAAGGCACTGGAGAAAGATGACAACTGTTTCGCAGCACATAAG TGGTATGCAGTGTGTCTAAGCGATGTTGGAGATTATGAGGGAGTCAAGGTGAAAATTGGAAATTCATACATCATCAGGGAACATCTAGAG AGAGCCATCGAGCTCAACCCCAAAGATGCCACTTCCTTACACATTCTGGGTTACTG gtgctTTGCTTTTGCTGAGCTGCCATGGTATCAACGCAAGGTTGCAGCTGTAATTTTCTCAACACCACCTGATTCCACATATGACGAG GCTTTGGAATTCTTCCTGAAAGCTGAAGAAG tTGATCCTAATTTCTACAGCAAAAACCTGCTAATGCTGGGGAAGACCTACATGGCCAAGAAAGACGATGTGAATGCTCTACTGTGGCTGACCAAAGCAAAAGATTACCCTGCTCACACACTGGAAGACAAAGAG GTCCATAAAGAAGCTGTTGACCTCTTGAAGAAGCTAAGATGA
- the LOC121888401 gene encoding copine-3-like isoform X1 produces MASFGASAPAATHMATKVELTISCDNLLDMDVFSKSDPLCALYINTSGSHWYEFGRTEMILNNLNPKFAKKFVLDYYFEMVQRLKFCVYDIDNDTYDLADDDFLGELQCTLGQIVSNRQMTRPLMLTNGRPAGRGTITISAEEITDTRVANFEVSARKLDKKYLWWSDPFLEFYKQTETGWQLAHRTEVIYNNLNPTWRPFRISLRALCGGDVEKPIKVYCYDHHHNGSHDLIGSFETTLAEMQTGTHISPAELKCINPKKLKKRGYQNSGVILFKRCQVEKEFTFLDYIMGGCQFNFTIAIDFTGSNGDPKSPQSLHYINPEGYNEYLSAIWAVGNVIQDYDSNKKFPVFGFGAQCPPSWNVSHEFPINFNPSNPFCDGIEGVVKAYQECLPQLKLWGPTNFSPIINHVACFARQALYQNTATQYYVLLIITDGVITDMDRTRTAIVDASHLPMSIIIVGVGGADFSAMEFLDSDDKLLRSPSGHVASRDIVQFVPFRNFQGSSMALAQSVLAELPDQVSSFFNSYKLKPPNLVSVSGPSWTDRSASYL; encoded by the exons ATGGCCTCATTTGGGGCTTCAGCACCAGCAGCCACCCATATGGCCACCAAAGTGGAGCTGACCATCTCCTGTGACAACCTCCTGGACATGGACGTCTTCTCTAAGTCAGACCCTCTGTGTGCCTTGTACATCAACACTTCAGGCTCCCATTGGTATGAG TTTGGGCGCACAGAGATGATCCTGAACAACTTGAATCCAAAGTTCGCCAAGAAGTTTGTCCTCGACTATTATTTCGAGATGGTGCAGAGGCTGAAGTTTTGCGTTTATGACATTGACAACGACACCTATGATCTGGCTGATGACGATTTTCTGGGAGAGCTTCAATGCACTCTGGGTCAG ATTGTTTCTAACAGGCAGATGACTCGACCTTTGATGTTGACGAATGGGAGGCCTGCAGGTCGTGGGACCATCACA atctCTGCTGAAGAAATAACAGACACCAGAGTGGCAAACTTTGAGGTGTCAGCCCGCAAGCTGGACAAAAAG TATCTGTGGTGGTCCGACCCTTTCCTGGAATTCTACAAGCAGACTGAAACTGGATGGCAGCTTGCTCACAGGACAGAG GTGATATATAACAACCTAAACCCAACATGGAGACCCTTCCGCATCTCACTGCGAGCTCTCTGTGGAGGAGATGTGGAGAAACCTATAAAG GTTTACTGTTACGACCATCATCACAATGGCTCCCATGACCTTATTGGGAGTTTTGAAACCACACTTGCAGAAATGCAAACAGGGACACACATTTCTCCG GCTGAATTGAAGTGCATTAACCCAAAAAAGTTAAAGAAGAGAGGCTATCAGAACTCTGGGGTCATTCTCTTCAAGCGCTGCCAG GTGGAGAAGGAGTTCACCTTCCTGGATTACATTATGGGTGGTTGTCAATTCAACTTCACT ATTGCCATCGACTTCACAGGCTCCAACGGGGATCCTAAAAGCCCCCAGTCCCTCCACTACATCAACCCAGAGGGCTACAATGAATACCTGTCAGCCATCTGGGCAGTGGGTAATGTCATCCAGGACTATGACAG cAACAAGAAGTTCCCTGTCTTTGGGTTTGGAGCTCAGTGTCCTCCCTCCTggaat GTCTCCCATGAGTTTCCGATCAATTTTAATCCATCAAATCCTTTCTGTGACG gcaTAGAGGGGGTGGTGAAGGCCTACCAAGAGTGTCTACCTCAGCTGAAGCTCTGGGGCCCCACCAACTTTTCTCCAATTATCAACCACGTAGCCTGCTTTGCCAGACAAGCTCTCTACCAGAATACGGCCACA CAATACTACGTGCTGCTCATCATCACAGACGGAGTGATCACAGACATGGACCGGACCCGCACCGCAATCGTAGACGCCTCTCATCTGCCTATGTCTATCATCATAGTGGGTGTGGGCGGGGCAGACTTCAGCGCAATGGAGTTCCTCGACAGCGATGACAAATTGCTGCGTTCGCCCAGCGGTCATGTCGCCTCACGAGACATCGTCCAGTTTGTGCCCTTCAGAAATTTCCAA GGAAGCAGTATGGCCCTTGCCCAGAGCGTCCTGGCAGAGCTGCCTGATCAAGTGTCCTCCTTCTTCAATTCTTACAAGCTGAAACCCCCGAATCTAGTCAGTGTTTCTGGGCCATCCTGGACAGACCGAAGTGCCTCATATTTATAA